A part of Xenopus tropicalis strain Nigerian chromosome 4, UCB_Xtro_10.0, whole genome shotgun sequence genomic DNA contains:
- the c16orf87 gene encoding UPF0547 protein C16orf87 homolog (The RefSeq protein has 1 substitution compared to this genomic sequence) gives MATKSCPQCDQQVPVACKSCPCGYIFISRKLLHAKQSQRLPPTSENRSDPKRRRTERIKRERIHTTVNRDLENRKRSRSNSQSEASRRGRGRPKTATTKKQEEEKEKQEKEVDMYANLSDEKAFVFSVSLAEINRKIINQRLIL, from the exons ATGGCTACCAAGTCCTGTCCGCAGTGTGACCAACAG GTTCCCGTTGCCTGCAAATCCTGCCCTTgtggatatatatttataagccGTAAACTTCTGCATGCAAAACAGTCACAGAGATTGCCCCCTACATCAG AAAATCGATCAGATCCAAAAAGACGCCGAACTGAGCGCATCAAAAGAGAGAGAATACACACTACTGTAAACAGAGATTTGGAGAACAGAAAAAGATCCCGATCCAACAGCCAGTCTGAAGCTTCAAGACGGGGAAGAGGCCGACCAAAAACAGCAACAACCAAAAAGCAAGAAGAAGAGAAAG aaaagcaagaaaaagaagTTGATATGTATGCCAATCTGTCAGATGAAAAAGCTTTTGTGTTTTCAGTTGCTCTGGCTGAAATTAACAGAAAAATTATTAATCAAAGGCTTATACTCTGA